The following proteins are encoded in a genomic region of Oncorhynchus masou masou isolate Uvic2021 chromosome 32, UVic_Omas_1.1, whole genome shotgun sequence:
- the map1lc3cl gene encoding microtubule-associated proteins 1A/1B light chain 3C — protein MPPFEKSMELMSFKQRKCLATRQHEVCSIRTKFPNKLPVIVERYLREKTLPLLDKTKFLVPFELTLGQFLCLLRSKIDLESTQALYLLVSERSMSCMSSSMGDVYSQYSDPDGFLYITYASQDMFGGDVDATPPC, from the exons ATGCCTCCCTTCGAGAAATCTATGGAGCTGATGTCTTTCAAGCAAAGAAAATGCCTTG CAACAAGACAACATGAAGTGTGCAGTATTCGTACCAAATTCCCAAACAAGTTACCC GTGATCGTAGAGCGTTACCTCCGTGAGAAAACCCTTCCCCTATTGGACAAGACCAAATTCCTGGTTCCATTCGAGCTGACCTTGGGTCAGTTCCTCTGTCTACTCAG GAGTAAGATTGACTTGGAGTCCACCCAGGCTCTGTACCTGTTGGTGTCAGAGAGGAGCATGTCCTGCATGTCGTCCAGTATGGGAGACGTCTACTCCCAGTACAGCGACCCGGATGGCTTTCTTTACATCACCTATGCCTCACAGGACATGTTCGGAGGGGACGTGGACGCTACCCCTCCCTGCTGA